In Anaerolineales bacterium, a genomic segment contains:
- a CDS encoding ParB N-terminal domain-containing protein, translating into MDSDSAMLTAQAARDFQKARAAAFWAQVWGVLTGKSIDLLRFEEVKNRLRLRDERYLGLREIPVDKIVGSVGRYNDFTRSFLPRTNAVKSRWQRLDAMARGMEGFPPIEVYKVGDVYFVIDGNHRVSVARQLGAATIEAFVTELPTSIPLDETTTVEDLIQKEGYAEFLQKTNLDKLRPGSEVLLSEPNRYRQILEHIDVHRYFMGLNQNRPVTWEEAVGSWYDHVYMPLVSLIREHDMLMHFLGRTEADLYAWLVKHQEAMRLQYGGDFATPDETVEDFLAKLEKSGG; encoded by the coding sequence ATGGATTCCGATTCAGCAATGCTAACCGCGCAAGCCGCCCGCGACTTTCAAAAAGCACGGGCAGCCGCGTTTTGGGCGCAAGTGTGGGGTGTTTTAACGGGAAAATCAATCGACCTCTTGCGCTTTGAAGAAGTGAAAAACCGGCTACGGCTGCGCGATGAGCGCTACCTCGGCTTACGGGAAATCCCTGTCGATAAAATTGTGGGGAGCGTTGGGCGTTACAACGACTTCACCCGCTCGTTTCTCCCCCGCACCAATGCTGTGAAGTCTCGCTGGCAGCGCTTGGATGCGATGGCGCGGGGGATGGAAGGCTTTCCCCCTATTGAGGTTTACAAGGTGGGAGATGTCTATTTCGTCATAGATGGCAATCACCGTGTTTCGGTGGCGCGGCAGCTTGGCGCAGCAACCATTGAAGCATTTGTCACCGAACTTCCCACCTCGATTCCGCTGGATGAAACGACCACCGTTGAAGACCTCATCCAAAAGGAAGGCTATGCCGAATTCCTTCAAAAGACGAACCTCGATAAACTGCGCCCCGGCAGCGAGGTACTCCTCAGTGAGCCGAATCGTTACCGCCAGATTCTAGAACACATCGACGTTCACCGCTACTTTATGGGGTTGAACCAAAATCGTCCGGTGACATGGGAAGAAGCGGTAGGGAGTTGGTACGACCATGTTTACATGCCGCTTGTTTCGCTCATCCGCGAACATGATATGCTGATGCACTTTCTTGGACGAACAGAAGCGGATTTGTATGCGTGGCTGGTGAAACACCAAGAGGCAATGCGCTTGCAGTATGGTGGTGATTTTGCCACCCCCGACGAAACCGTTGAGGATTTTCTGGCGAAATTAGAAAAATCCGGCGGGTGA
- a CDS encoding ATP-dependent Clp protease ATP-binding subunit — protein sequence MATLNPKLLSNDTNAVLNAAIDIVKSYSRSTIYPEAVLLALIRSKETAARRLLDYFHTQRGLDMDRLERSVRAAVEQRRDMDGDLIYQAANGTKLSLSRQMIIALDEALSIAQAGNEVYIDTDHLLATLTESKISTGGLLRGFGITPKAMTDLMADRVVSKKATTAGDVVEQVKKGDARAVYFRKALLDEVISMLSQRIRRNVLLIGADGVGKRSLVYSLGLLMAEGKGPVGLTKLVTVEEGALLDNASGAITSGIAQAKGGILFIPRIERFFGGPVKAEFPKATPLIQKAILGSDPVIIGTATQADYDERLVNASGFGDHVQFLRIPEPSEDEAAEILKVIAPHIASDYKVGIMDEAIKMAVKLAKRYMSPGVPLPRSAEHLLHRAAAMVNVSRHGGEDAGEKKTAVDGEDVTLAAAQITGIPVAKLGQDERTRYASMVEHIHERIIGQEEAVLAVSRAVKTARVGLKDPKRPIGSFMFLGPTGVGKTELAKALSEFMFNSEDALLEIDMSEYMDESAVNKLIGAPPGYVGFEGGGQLTDRVRLQPYTVVLFDEVEKANPRVMDVLLQVMEAGRLTDGQGRPANFSETVIILTSNLGHEYLQDTTITEEDREGVMEEVRGFFRPEFLNRLDEIVIFSPLNETELRQILDLMLKKEIKMAGERGLKLEFTPTSKDWMMAQNDHPEWGARPLRRIIARSVREPLADFLLTGNSGGGTTITIDGQPGAEKLTFKTG from the coding sequence ATGGCAACGCTCAACCCCAAACTGCTCTCGAATGATACCAACGCGGTCTTGAATGCCGCCATTGATATTGTCAAAAGTTACAGTCGCAGCACGATCTACCCCGAAGCGGTTTTGCTCGCACTCATCCGCAGTAAAGAGACCGCCGCCCGCCGTCTTTTGGATTACTTCCACACGCAGCGCGGCTTGGACATGGATCGCCTGGAACGTTCGGTGCGGGCAGCGGTGGAACAGCGCCGCGATATGGATGGTGACCTGATCTACCAAGCGGCAAACGGGACAAAACTCTCGCTCAGCCGCCAGATGATTATCGCCCTTGACGAGGCGCTGAGCATTGCCCAAGCGGGAAACGAAGTCTACATTGATACCGATCACCTCTTGGCGACACTCACCGAGAGCAAGATCAGCACCGGTGGACTGCTGCGCGGGTTCGGCATCACGCCAAAGGCAATGACCGACCTCATGGCGGATCGCGTCGTCTCTAAGAAGGCGACAACAGCGGGCGATGTTGTGGAACAAGTGAAAAAGGGCGATGCGCGGGCGGTCTACTTTCGCAAGGCGCTCCTTGACGAAGTGATCAGCATGCTCTCGCAGCGCATCCGGCGCAATGTTCTGCTCATTGGCGCGGATGGCGTGGGGAAGCGCTCCCTTGTCTACAGTTTGGGGCTACTCATGGCAGAGGGGAAGGGTCCCGTTGGGCTGACGAAGTTGGTCACTGTTGAGGAAGGCGCGCTGCTCGATAACGCCTCCGGCGCAATCACCAGCGGAATTGCTCAAGCGAAGGGCGGGATTTTATTCATCCCCCGCATCGAACGCTTTTTTGGCGGTCCGGTGAAGGCGGAATTCCCAAAGGCAACGCCCCTAATTCAAAAAGCGATCCTCGGCAGCGATCCGGTGATCATTGGGACGGCGACACAGGCGGATTATGATGAGCGCCTTGTCAATGCCAGCGGGTTTGGCGATCATGTCCAGTTTTTGCGCATCCCCGAACCAAGCGAGGACGAAGCGGCGGAAATTTTGAAGGTAATCGCCCCTCACATTGCCTCCGATTACAAAGTGGGCATTATGGACGAGGCGATCAAGATGGCGGTGAAGCTGGCTAAGCGCTATATGAGTCCCGGTGTGCCGCTGCCCCGCAGCGCCGAGCATCTCCTCCATCGCGCCGCCGCGATGGTCAACGTCAGCCGTCACGGGGGGGAGGATGCGGGCGAGAAAAAAACCGCTGTCGATGGCGAAGATGTGACCCTTGCCGCCGCCCAGATCACGGGGATTCCGGTGGCGAAGTTAGGGCAGGACGAACGCACTCGCTATGCCAGCATGGTCGAACACATTCACGAGCGGATCATCGGACAGGAAGAAGCCGTCCTCGCCGTCAGTCGGGCGGTCAAGACGGCGCGGGTGGGCTTGAAAGACCCTAAACGCCCGATTGGGTCGTTCATGTTTTTGGGACCAACGGGCGTGGGCAAAACGGAATTGGCAAAGGCGCTCTCCGAATTTATGTTCAACAGCGAGGACGCCTTGCTGGAAATTGACATGTCCGAATACATGGACGAGAGCGCGGTGAATAAGCTGATTGGTGCGCCGCCGGGCTATGTGGGCTTCGAGGGTGGCGGGCAGCTTACAGATCGCGTCCGCTTGCAGCCGTATACCGTCGTCCTCTTTGACGAGGTGGAAAAGGCAAACCCGCGTGTCATGGATGTTCTCTTGCAGGTGATGGAGGCGGGGCGGCTAACGGACGGGCAGGGGCGTCCGGCAAATTTCAGTGAGACGGTGATTATCCTTACCAGCAACTTGGGACACGAGTATTTGCAGGATACGACGATCACCGAGGAAGACCGCGAGGGCGTCATGGAGGAAGTGCGCGGGTTCTTCCGCCCCGAATTCCTCAACCGTCTTGACGAGATTGTGATCTTCAGCCCGCTGAACGAGACGGAACTTCGCCAGATTCTTGATTTGATGCTGAAGAAAGAGATCAAGATGGCAGGCGAGCGCGGCTTGAAGTTGGAATTCACACCCACCTCGAAGGATTGGATGATGGCGCAGAACGATCACCCCGAATGGGGGGCGCGTCCGCTGCGCCGGATTATCGCCCGTTCTGTCCGCGAACCGCTGGCAGACTTTCTGCTGACGGGCAACAGCGGCGGCGGGACGACAATCACCATCGACGGGCAGCCCGGCGCGGAGAAACTGACCTTCAAGACGGGCTAA